The genomic stretch CGGCTTGAGCGTAGACCCTCAGGCGCGCATCTGGCAACTTTCCGCCGGCGAGCAGCAGCGCGTCGAAATCATCAAGGCGCTCTATCGCGGCGCCGATATTCTGATTCTGGACGAACCGACCTCGATGCTCACGCCGCGCGAGATCCAAGACCTGATGGACATCCTGCGCCGCATGGCCGCCGAAGGGCACACGATTATTTTCATCACGCACAAACTGGACGAGGTGACCGCGATCAGCCATCGCGTGACCGTGCTGCGCCAGGGACGCGTGGTCGCCACGCTGGAAACCGTGCAAACGGACGAACGTACGCTTGCCCGATTGATGGTGGGGCGCGAGGTGCTGTTCCATCTGGAGAAACAGCCAGCGAAGAGAGGTGCTACGGTGCTGCGCGTGGACGATCTGCACGCGTTGAACGACAAAGGCTTGCCCGCCGTCAAGAACGTCTCTTTCGAGATCGCGGCAGGTGAGATTCTGGGAATCGCCGGCGTAGCAGGCAATGGTCAGCGCGAACTGATCGAGACGCTCGTGGGCTTGCGTCCAGCGACGCGCGGTGGTGTCCTCATCAACGGGAAAGAAATAACGAACGCCTCGCCACGCGACTTGATTGAACAAGGTGTGTGTTACATACCGGGCGAACGCACGCTTGGCTTGGTGCCCGGGCTCGGCGTGGCGGAGAATTTCATTCTGAAGAACTATCGTCACGCGCCTTTCTCCAACGGACTGTTCTTGAATCGTGCCGCAATTAACGCGTATGCCGATCAACTCATTGCGCAGTACGGCGTGGCAGCGGCAAGCCACGAGACACCGGTAAAACTACTCTCGGGCGGCAATCTGCAAAAGGTGCTCCTGGCGCGTGAAACGTCGTCCGCGCCGGCGCTGCTGATTGCGGCGCATCCGACGAGCGGCTTGGATGTGGGCGCGACGGAGTACATTCGCCAATTGCTCCTCGCGCAGCGCGACCAGGGAAGAGCCGTGCTGCTTGTCTCCGAAGACCTGGAGGAAGTGCTGGCGTTGAGCGACCGCATCGCGGTGATGTTCGAAGGAGAATTTATGGGCATCCTCGCGGCAGAGCAGGCTGAGTTGGAGACGATTGGCTTGATGATGGCGGGAAAGAGACTTTCAAATGTCTATGCGTAAACACGTGCTAAAGGTCTTTGCCAAGACCGACCAAATCTCTGTCCTACACCTGCTGACGTCCGATATGAAGCTTGCCGATGCGCTGGGCGCGGCGATTCATATTGACGTGGTGGAGCGCCTGCGGCATCTGCCGTGGGAGCTGCTGCGCAAAGAGGGCGCCTTCCTCTGCGCCCATCCGTACCGCCCGTTCACGCCCGTGCGCCGCGTGTCGGAGAAAAAGGATTCGTTCGAACGCGCCAATCGTCCCCTGCGCGTCCTGTTTATGGCGTGTTCGCCGGAAGGGGTCTGTAGATGAGACTTGTCATCGAACGACGCCTGACTACACCGCGCTGGATGGAAATCCTGGCGCCAGCGGTATCACTGCTGCTCGCGCTTTTGGTGATCGCCGTCCTCTTTCGCGCCCTCGGCGTTGATCCGCTCGTCGCCTACGCGGGCATCTTTCGCGGCGCGTTCGGCAGCATGTATGGGCTGTCCGAGACAATCGTCAAGGCGATCCCTTTGATGTTGAGCGGCATTGGCTTGGCACTGGCTTTCCATGCTGGCATCTACAACATCGGCGCGGAGGGGCAGCTGCTCATCGGCGCGGTATGCGCGTCGGGACTGGCGCTCGCGTATCCGAATCTGCCAGCCGAGGTACTGCTGCCCGCGATGTTTATCGTCGGCTTTGTGGGCGGCGCGCTGTGGGGCTTGGTGCCTGCCTGGCTCAAAGCGCGTTTTCAGGTGAACGAAGTCATCACGACCTTGATGATGGTGTACATCGCGAGCGAGTTGGTGAATCACCTGGTGTACGGCCCCTGGAAAGCGCCGGAGGAATTGGGCTTTCCGTATTCGGCAAAATTCTCTGCCTCGGCACAATTGCCACGTCTTTTGCTCACGCGCATCCACTATCCCACGCTGATTCTGGCGGTGCTGTTCGCGGTGCTCGTCTACATCTTGCTCACGCGCACGCGCTGGGGCTATGAAATCCGCGTCACGGGCGAAAATCCTGCCGTAGCGCGTTACGCGGGAATGGACTATCTCAAAGTGGTCTCGTTGGTAATGATTATCAGTGGAGGCTTGGCGGGACTGGCGGGCGTCGGCGAAGTGGCGGGCATTCAGCATCGCCTGCGTTACCCGCAGGGCATTTCGCCTGGCTATGGCTTTACCGCGATCATCGTCGCGTGGCTGGCGCGCCTGAATCCGCTGGTTTGCATTCTGACCGCGCTGCTCCTGGGCGGCTTGCTCGTCGGCGGAGACGCAATCCAAGTGGTCGTGGGCTTGCCGATTGCGACAATCTACATTTTTAACGGCGTCATTCTCTTGTTCGTGCTGAGCGGCGAGTTGCTCACGCGGTATCGGATTCGTTGGGAGATTAGAGATTGGAGAGTGGAGATTGGAAGTTAGACTTGCCTAACCTCTAATCTCAGTACATCACGAATTGGGTTCGTAGTACGCGCTTCACACTTTTGGAGCGATAACTCGCTCACTACGAACAAGATTTATGATGTGCTGCGCGTCGAATAAGCAGTACGAGGATCGGCTTGCAGAGAGGAAAGGTATGGGTAAAGCGCTAGCAGATACAATGGATGGCCTGGACGAAAAAGGGCTCCGCGCACTCGCGCGGCGATATGACATCGCATTGATCGTCCTGTTCGGCTCGCGGATGCGTGGAGACGCGCGCGTCCACAGCGATCTCGACATTGGTGTCTGGTTTGCAGGTAATGGCTGTCACACGCCACAGCAACTGAATAAACTCGATCTGGAGTTGGCGCAGTTATTTGCCGATGATGTTCACGTCGTCGCCTTAAATCACACCAACCCCCAACTGCGCGCCGCGATTGTCCGCGAAGGGCGCGTCCTTTACGAGCGTACGCCGGGGCTTTTTGCGCGGTTTGGAGGCGAGACTTTGCATCGCTTGCATCAGTATTACTGCCTGCGCCGAAGTGATCGCGATTTCGTGAAAGGTTATCTGCAAGGGAGGCGTGCGATGACACAACTTTATGCAACCGTTGAAGCGCGGCGCATTTTGGGTGAGATGGTGACCAGTCTTGAACGGTTGAAAGAAGTGGGGAAACGCTCACTCAAGGCGTATTTGGCTGATTGGAAAACTATAACGATCACGGAACGGCTCCTGAGCCTGATTGTCAATTATGCGATAGACGTCAATCGCTTTCTTTTGCAGACCGCTGGGGTGCAAATGCCCAATTCCTATTATGAAACTTTTATCGCTGTAGGGCGTTTGGGGATCATTTCGAGGCGATTGGCTGTCCAACTGGCTGGGACAACCGCCGTACGGAATCGCCTGGAGCATGAATATGATACGATTGACCAGACACGCATCTATGTATTGACCAAAAAATTTCCGCGTTGGTATCGTGCGTACATCGCGGCGGTGAACCGCTGGTTAGACGCCGAAGAAGCCCGACGTGACGTGAAACACAAAACATGAACCTTGCTTGCGGAGGCTTGGCATAATGCTTGACTTCATCCTCTCGGCTCTGTGCGCCGCCATCCCAGCGGGCACTCCTCTGTTGTATGGCACTCTGGGCGAGGTGGTCGCCGAGCGTTCCGGCGTGTTGAACCTGGGTGTCGAAGGGATGATGATTATGGGTGCGGTGACTGCATTTGGAGTCACCCACGCCACGGGCAACGTCTGGCTTGGCATCGCCGCGGCGATGCTGGTCGGAGGGCTGCTGGCGATGGTGCACGCTTTTGCCAGCATCACGCTGCGCGTGAATCAGGTTGTCTCGGGTCTCGCCCTGACGATGCTGGGGTTGGGCACCAGCGGACTGATCGGCAAGCGTTATATCGGCACGCCGCTTGCCGTTCGCCCGGAGTCATTACGCTTTCCCATTCTAAGCGATTTGTCGATTCTCGGTCCTTTGTTGTTTCAGTTCGATGCCCTGGTCTATCTCGCGATTCTTCTGGTGCCGCTGCTCTGGTTCATCCTGTACAAAACGCGTTGGGGAATTACGCTGCGTTCGGTCGGCGAAAGTCCGGCGACGGCGGATGCGCTGGGCATCAACGTTTTCCTGGTGCGCTATCTTGCGGTCTTTTTCGGCGGGATGATGGCGGGCATTGGCGGCGCTTACCTTTCGATTGTGTACGCTCCCGCGTGGATCGAAGGGATGACCGCGGGCGCAGGCTGGATCGTCATCGGCTTGACGATCTTCGCGCTGTGGGACCCGGTGCGCGCTTTGATCGGAGCATATCTTTTCGGCGGCGTGCGCGTGTTGCAGTACCGACTTCAGCCATTGGGCATCTCGCCGCCGTTGCTGAATACGCTGCCGTACATCCTCACGATCCTGGTCCTCTTGATCAGCGCGGGCGAGACGCTGCGCAAGCGCATTGGCGCGCCCGCGGCGCTGATGCTGCCGTACGCGCGGGAGGAGCGGTAGGGTGTGATGCGTCCCTTCGGTTGCACTCAGGGCAAGGATGCGTAATGCGTGAGGAGCCTGTCCTGAGCGGAACGAAGTGGAGTCGAAGGATGATGCGTAAGGCGTAAAACGTAAGGAGATGGTGTATGGCAACTCATTCGACCGAAGAACGCAGTGGATACTTGCGGACGACGGTGCAGTTGGAGTCGGGCGAACAGGTCGCGATGCGCCGCTGTTTCAAGTCCAAAAAATTCCCGTTTTGCGACGGGACACATCGGCAAGAACCCAGCAACGTGGGTCTGGTGATTGTGCAAGCACCGCAGACGGTTAAGCCAGGCACGTAGAGCAGCCTTCAGCGTAACCAAAACCTAATCGGACGCGGATACACGCGGATGAACGCTGATATTTTTCCCATACTACCAAGCCAAAGGAGTAATCAATCAGGGATTTTAGATTTTAGGTAACCGTTCACCTCACCACGGAGACACAGAGACACTGAGAAAAATCTAAAGGACAAATCTCTTTAATCCCATCTTTCAAAACAGGTATGTTGAAATTTGGCATCGTTTCAAAATGCTGAAATAGCAGCTTTACACTTTTAGCAATTTTAGGCAATGTGTGCAGCAAACATAAACAGCCTTTTCCCGCTCTGAAAGCCAGTTTGGGACTTTTTTGTGTTCCGGTTGGAGAACAAAAAGTGTAAACCGATCTCTCCCTTCTCAAGTAGCGATTTGAAACGATGCCTGAAATTTATAATAAGGCCTATTTTAACCCCTGATAATCTCATATAGGTCAACAACGGTGCTTCATAAATGGGTGCTATTGTATCAACTGCTTTAAGTTGAAGGATAATCTTCAGACTAGATAAATGTCATACAAGAAACTGATTGAAAAGGGGATGAACGTGGCGCATACGAACATATGCGACGAGGATAAAGTTTGGTCGCGCTACAGCCACGACAAGGTTGATATAGGAGAAGAGCTTGCAAGGGTGATACGAACCCTATCCAAGGCCATGCCGTTGGATACGGACCTATCCGCGCTCTCAATCGGGTCGAGTGATGAGCCGCAATTCAGACTCCTTGAGAGCGCATTTAGAGGGGGGTTATATCTACTCGATATAAATGAGTGCGCCCTCGCCATCGTTAAAGAGCGCCTGAAACGGCAGAGGACGGATCATGTGAATACCGTGAAGGGCGATTACAAAAGGACCTTTTTGAATTCTAAAAAGTCAAAGGCCTTTTTTAAGGATAAGCTTGGAAGTAAACGCGTCAATCTCATTACATTGCACCATTCGCTCTATTATTGTGAGGAGCAAAAGTGGCGCGCTATCTTCGATACCTTATACCGCGAATTTCTTGCGCCATGCAGTGCCATCCATACCGTTCTCATGGCCTCAATCAGCGAAAACCAATTCAGCACCACCTGGCTCTATAACCATTTTGCCGGAAGGTTCTTTGGCTGCCGTAATGACCAGGATCTTCGTGTTTTCGCAGCCGAGCTCGAAGAGGATAAGTTTTTTAAAAGTTCACAGGTCCTGTCACGCACAAATTCCGTATATTTTTTTGTGGACGATTTCGAGAAGTTCATGTCCGTCGTGTGGATGATTCTTCTCTATCCGCAGGTGCATAAGTATAATGAAGGCCAGAGGGAGGAGATAACGGAGTTCATCTATAAAAAATTCTGGCGCCGTAAAAGGCCGCTCATACAGGAACAGGACCATCTCGTAGTCTACAAGGGTCTTAAATTTAAGGGGCTAATTTAGATGATTAAGATTACGTTCTTAGGAACCAACGGATGGTATGACACGGAGACCGAAATACCCCATACGTTCTTATCGAGACAGAAAATTCACTTATCGTCTGCGATGCGGGATTTGGTTTCTATAAATTGAAACAGTATGCACTTTCGAATAAGCCGGTGCGTCTCTTCATAAGCCATCTGCACTATGACCACATAATCGGCCTACACACGCTTCCCATGTTTAAACTTTCGTAAGGTATAGACATATACGCTCACAAGGCGCTCGTCAAAGGATTGCGCTCATTCTTAAAAAGGCCGTTTACATCTCCACCGCTTCTACTTCCCACAAAGATCAGGTTTCATGAGCTAAACGCCAGTTCAAACGTGCCAATCGAGTTCGAAATGCTGCGGCTTCAGCATCCAGTGCCGTGTTATGGATATAGTTTTAATATAGAAGGTAAGAAGTTAAGGAATCGCCTTCAGTTTTTTACCGACGGGCAAAAGACGCTTAAGATAGCGGTAATCGTTCACCACAGAGACACTGAGACACGGAGAACGATTACAGTTCGGTTAAAAAATGGCGAAACTACAGATGAATAAAATCATCATTAAAGGGGCCAGGGAACATAATCTAAAGTCTATCGACCTGGAACTCCCCAGGGATAAATTAATTGTCATCACCGGACTTTCCGGTTCAGGAAAATCCTCGCTGGCCTTTGATACTATTTACGCCGAGGGCCAGCGGCGGTATGTAGAGTCCCTATCCGCTTATGCCAGACAATTTTTGGGCCAGATGGAAAAACCGGATGTGGACTACATCGAGGGGCTTTCTCCGGCTATCTCCATTGAACAGCGCTCGGCCTCTAAAAATCCCCGCTCCACGGTAGGCACAGTCACTGAGATCTACGATTATCTCCGCCTCCTTTTTGCCCGCATTGGCATTCCCCACTGCTACAATTGCGGCCGCCGAATATCCAAACAAAGCCCGGATGAGATTGTCGAAGCCGTAGAAAAATTAGGCACGGGTGCCCGGATACAAATCCTGGCCCCCCTTGTCCGAGGAAGGAAGGGAGAATACCAGCACCTTCTGACCAAGGCCAGGAAAGAGGGCTATGTCCGAATTCGAGTAGATGGTGAGACTAAAAACCTGGATGAGGACATCCCACTGGATAAAAATAAGAGGCACACCCTGGAGGTGGTGGTTGACCGGCTGGTCATCAAAGAAGGCATCAGAACCAGATTGGCTGATTCAATTGAAACAGCCTTGAAGCTGGCTAACGGAATAGTAGTTATTGACCGGGTAGGCGAAGGTGAATGCCTCTTTTCGGAACACCTGGCCTGCCCTGAATGCGAAATAAGTTACGAAGAACTTGCTCCCCGCATGTTTTCCTTCAATTCCCCTTACGGGGCCTGCCCGCAATGTAATGGACTGGGCACGAAATTGGAGATCGATCCCGAACGCGTCATTACCGATCCCCATAAGCCCATCTATGAAGGTATTGTCCAGTCCTTTGGCCTGGGTTCCTTTATGCATCACACCATGATGGAAGGTGTGGCCAATTATTACGGCTTTAGTCTTGATACCCCTTTCTCAAAACTAAGTGAAGAACATCAACGCCTTCTCCTTTACGGGACAGGCAGAGAGACCATTGAGTTTACCTTTGTGGGCGAGAAATCAGAATTTAAAACAAGACAGGCCTATGAAGGAGTTATTACCAACCTCCGAAGAAGGTATAAAGAGACCAATTCCGAATATATCCGGGGGCAGATTGAGGCCCTGATGAGCCGGCGACCCTGCCCTGAGTGTGGCGGGGCCAGGCTCAAAAAAGAGAGCCTGGCGGTCAGGGTGGTGGATAAATCTATTGCTGAAATAACCAGCTTTTCTGTCTCGGCTGCCCTGGACTTCTTCGAGCATATTTCTCTGAATGAGCGAGAAAGGCTGATCGCCGGCCAGGTCTTAAAGGAGGTAAAGACCAGACTTGGATTTTTGCGTGATGTGGGGCTTGACTACCTTACCCTCGACCGGCAGGCCAGCACCCTCTCCGGGGGAGAGGCCCAGCGAATCCGTCTGGCTACCCAGGTTGGTTCCGGGCTGGTGGGAGTGCTCTATGTCCTAGATGAGCCCAGCATTGGCTTACATCAGCGGGACAATCGAAGACTGCTTAATACCCTCCTCAGGCTGCGTGATCTGGGAAATACCCTGATCGTGGTAGAGCACGATGAAGAGACTATCAGACAGGCTGATTTTGTGGTCGATCTTGGACCGGGGGCAGGAGAAAGAGGCGGGGAAGTAGTGGCGGCCGGCCCGCTGGAGATGATTATCCACACCCCGGAATCCCTGACCGGTCAATATCTGACAGGGAAATTGGAGATACCCATTCCCCGGAAGAGGGCCAAACCAAAGGGGAAGTTTTTGACCATCAAGGGGGCCAGGGTCAACAATTTGAAAGATATTGAGGTCAGGATACCGCTCGGTTTATTTACTTGCATTACTGGAGTATCCGGTTCGGGTAAAAGCAGCCTGATTGAAGAGACCCTCTACCCGACTCTGGCCAACTATTTCTATCCCACGGCCAACTATCGTCCCGGAACTTACGATAAAATCACCGGGCTGGAATATCTGGATAAAGTCATTGACATTGACCAATCTCCCATCGGCCGCACCCCCCGATCTAACCCGGCCACTTATACCGGAACATTCACCCCTATCCGTGACCTCTTTGCCCAGTTGCCTGAATCAAAGATACGGGGGTATAAACCAGGCCGATTTAGTTTTAATGTGAAGGGCGGACGGTGTGAGGCATGCAGTGGAGACGGAATCATCAAGATCGAGATGCACTTTCTGCCTGATGTTTATATCCCCTGTGAGGTTTGTAAGGGGAAGCGCTACAACCAGGAGACCCTGGAAGCGAAATACAAAGGCAAGAATATCTCTGACTGCCTGGAGATGACGGTGACCGAGGCGGAACAATTTTTTGCCAATATCCCGATGATTAAAAGGAAACTTTCCACCTTAGCTGATGTTGGCCTGGGATACATCAAACTGGGACAGCCAGCCACTACCCTTTCCGGAGGAGAGGCCCAGCGGGTTAAGCTCTCCACTGAGTTGGCCAAAAGGGCTACCGGCCGGACACTTTATCTATTGGATGAGCCAACCACCGGCCTTCATTTTGATGACATAAAAAAACTCTTAGGCGTTTTGCTTCGCCTTCGAGATGCTGGTAATACGGTAGTCGTTATCGAGCACAACTTAGACGTAATTAAGACGGCTGATTACATCATTGACCTTGGCCCTGAAGGAGGGGAAGAGGGGGGCCGGGTGGTAGCGGTTGGCTCCCCGGAAAAAGTAAGCCAGGTGGAGGCTTCTTACACCGGCCGGTTCCTATGTCGGGCGCTACACCTTGAGTGAAAGGCTTCTAATAGTCTAAAGTATCTAAGCCACGGTGATTCAGACATAAGCTTTCTTACCTGCCTGCCGAAAACTCTTAAACTTCTCATCTGTAACATTAAATCTTTCCTCCATCTTGTTTTCAAGAGCCTTAAATCTTTCATCTACGACATTAAATCTTTCATTCATCTCATATTCAAGGGTCTTAAATCGCTCATCTACGACATTAAACCTTTCCTCAAACAGGTCTTTCGTCACCAGTTCTTTTCTTAATCCATCTTGCAATTCAGTTTTTATCTGGCTCTTTTTTTCTACGATTACCTCTTTTGCCTGCTCATCAATTGCCTCGATTGCTGACTCTATTGCCTTAGCAAATATCTCTGCCTTTTGTCTTTGTCCTAATGCCTCTATTAATAAATCAAATGCTGACCGCGGTAAGGCATATGTCCTCATCTTCTTTGTCTCCTCTCTACCCAAGCTTAGAAATCTCTTTCAAGAAACATTTTTATCATAGTATATCTTCACTTTCCTGTCAATAACTTTTTTTCGACCTGTATGGTTAGGTCTATACTACTGTATCTTCTCCTTCGCCCCTGCGGGGCTTAATTAATTTTCAATCTAATGTTCCGTAGGTTCAAACCTACGGCTAACATACTACAGCCCTTCGGGCTTTAATAATGATTCCTGAACTCCAGAGCCTGTCAGGAGCAGGTTCTGTCAGAACTTGCCCTGATGAAAATCAGGGAACAGGTTTTATTAATATATCCTATTATACGCCGAAGGCGTAAAGGAATTTAGCCGCAGATTTCAATCTACGGAATAATGGTATCCCCTAAGGTCAAGCCCTGACAGGGCGTAGGAAAGATTTCAACCCATTGTTTATAATCTCTAACCATACAGGTCGAAAAATTTCACTCAAGTCTTTTTTATATCAGCCGATAAAGGATAATAGATAGTTACGGCTATCCTGGTCTAAAAAATGATTCAAAAAATAGTGGGAGGGATTTATATGTACCGTAAGAGGAATTACTTATGGTTAAACGTCTTTATTATTTCTTTGTTAGTCGGCTGTGGGGGAGGGGATAAAAATCCGCTCGCCCCTGATCCATATAGTGATAATAATCCGCCGATTATAACCAATATTTCAGCGGCGTCGGGTCGAGAGGGAACCACGGCCGTTATCACCTGGCTGACCAATGAGTCGAGCACCAGTGAGGTAGAATACGGACTTTCGTTGAATTACGGCCTTACCACTCGTGAGGTAGGCAGTTACAGCAATCCGGTGATCAGCCACAGGGTTTGTTTAACCAACCTGGTTTCCGCCGCCCAAATAGGCAATTCTCAACGGGCTCCTTTAGCTTCCCTTTCGGTTAATACCGATACCACCGATACCGGCGGGAACCAAAACCGCCTTACTTACCATTATCGGGTAAAATCAAGGGATATGGCCGGCAATCTGGCCGTATCTGGCGATTACACCTTTCAGACCCTCTCTCTTCTCCCGCCTTATCCCCAGACCTACATTGAGGCAGGTCCGGATAAGATTACCAGCTTAAAGAAGGCTGCCTTCCGCTGGAGGGCCACAGATGATGTCACACCAGCCGAAAATTTGCTCTATGCCTACTTCCTGGAAGGATATGATCAGGGTTATTCCCCTTACACTAACTCTACGGAAAAAACTTACGCTGACCTGTCTTCCGGCCAATACACCTTCTACGTTCGGGCCAAGGATGAAGATGGCAATGTAGACCCTGATCCGGCCCAGTGGTCATTTACTATTGTCGGAGACGAGGCGTTCCCTGAAACAACTATCACCGAGGGGCCGAAAGGAATCACTCCACAAACCACCATTACTTTTACCTGGACCGGCAGCGATAATAACACTGCTGCCAAAGACCTTGTATATGCTTACTTTTTAGAAGGAAAGGAAACCGGTTATTCCTCCTTTAGCTCCCAAACAACTAAGACTTACACCGATCTTCCGTTAGGGAACTATGCCTTTCGAGTTAAGGCCAAGGATAAGGATGGCTATGAAGATACTACGCCGGCCGAAAGGTCTTTCACCGTCAAGGAGCCAGGGGGAGAGCCGGAAACGACTATTGTGGATGGCCCCAACGGCGTCATTACTCAAACCAACTCGGTTACTTTTACCTGGACGGGTGAAGACGATAAGACGCCGGCTTCGGCCCTTACTTATGCCTATCGTCTAT from bacterium encodes the following:
- a CDS encoding GxxExxY protein, which encodes MKIILQLKAVDTIAPIYEAPLLTYMRLSGVKIGLIINFRHRFKSLLEKGEIGLHFLFSNRNTKKSQTGFQSGKRLFMFAAHIA
- a CDS encoding ABC transporter permease, which codes for MRLVIERRLTTPRWMEILAPAVSLLLALLVIAVLFRALGVDPLVAYAGIFRGAFGSMYGLSETIVKAIPLMLSGIGLALAFHAGIYNIGAEGQLLIGAVCASGLALAYPNLPAEVLLPAMFIVGFVGGALWGLVPAWLKARFQVNEVITTLMMVYIASELVNHLVYGPWKAPEELGFPYSAKFSASAQLPRLLLTRIHYPTLILAVLFAVLVYILLTRTRWGYEIRVTGENPAVARYAGMDYLKVVSLVMIISGGLAGLAGVGEVAGIQHRLRYPQGISPGYGFTAIIVAWLARLNPLVCILTALLLGGLLVGGDAIQVVVGLPIATIYIFNGVILLFVLSGELLTRYRIRWEIRDWRVEIGS
- a CDS encoding HepT-like ribonuclease domain-containing protein; this encodes MGKALADTMDGLDEKGLRALARRYDIALIVLFGSRMRGDARVHSDLDIGVWFAGNGCHTPQQLNKLDLELAQLFADDVHVVALNHTNPQLRAAIVREGRVLYERTPGLFARFGGETLHRLHQYYCLRRSDRDFVKGYLQGRRAMTQLYATVEARRILGEMVTSLERLKEVGKRSLKAYLADWKTITITERLLSLIVNYAIDVNRFLLQTAGVQMPNSYYETFIAVGRLGIISRRLAVQLAGTTAVRNRLEHEYDTIDQTRIYVLTKKFPRWYRAYIAAVNRWLDAEEARRDVKHKT
- a CDS encoding ABC transporter permease; translated protein: MLDFILSALCAAIPAGTPLLYGTLGEVVAERSGVLNLGVEGMMIMGAVTAFGVTHATGNVWLGIAAAMLVGGLLAMVHAFASITLRVNQVVSGLALTMLGLGTSGLIGKRYIGTPLAVRPESLRFPILSDLSILGPLLFQFDALVYLAILLVPLLWFILYKTRWGITLRSVGESPATADALGINVFLVRYLAVFFGGMMAGIGGAYLSIVYAPAWIEGMTAGAGWIVIGLTIFALWDPVRALIGAYLFGGVRVLQYRLQPLGISPPLLNTLPYILTILVLLISAGETLRKRIGAPAALMLPYAREER
- a CDS encoding triple tyrosine motif-containing protein, whose translation is MYRKRNYLWLNVFIISLLVGCGGGDKNPLAPDPYSDNNPPIITNISAASGREGTTAVITWLTNESSTSEVEYGLSLNYGLTTREVGSYSNPVISHRVCLTNLVSAAQIGNSQRAPLASLSVNTDTTDTGGNQNRLTYHYRVKSRDMAGNLAVSGDYTFQTLSLLPPYPQTYIEAGPDKITSLKKAAFRWRATDDVTPAENLLYAYFLEGYDQGYSPYTNSTEKTYADLSSGQYTFYVRAKDEDGNVDPDPAQWSFTIVGDEAFPETTITEGPKGITPQTTITFTWTGSDNNTAAKDLVYAYFLEGKETGYSSFSSQTTKTYTDLPLGNYAFRVKAKDKDGYEDTTPAERSFTVKEPGGEPETTIVDGPNGVITQTNSVTFTWTGEDDKTPASALTYAYRLSGYETTDSPFSSKTSVSYHNLPRGAYTFYVIAKDGDGLEDPTPAKRSFSIDFTPQDTTPPETTITEGPSGAITTTQATFKWTGTDDITPVADLKYRYMLKGVDDDYSSISSDLLKTYQKLPLGSYTFKVKAVDKAGHEDATPAERSFTIGEASTKLGMSLKPSVTQISVGESFTLDVWINNVSNLIGAAFAIEFESAILEVDDVTLKSSSLFLGKDVVDIYTDDGQGRLEAGVSQQGTSSGGKSGSGVLATIKFVGKKSGQSYLSLVKEKLELKNAASATIDTSDIELSRTLIRVE
- a CDS encoding ABC transporter ATP-binding protein, encoding MRNSSESEITVAMRGISKRFPGVVANDNVTFEARAGEIHALLGENGAGKTTLINILYGIYHPDAGEIHVKGRRVTIRSPRDALRLGIGMVHQQFRLVPTHTVAENIVLGLPGGFIFSDQAVRRQVETFSKKYGLSVDPQARIWQLSAGEQQRVEIIKALYRGADILILDEPTSMLTPREIQDLMDILRRMAAEGHTIIFITHKLDEVTAISHRVTVLRQGRVVATLETVQTDERTLARLMVGREVLFHLEKQPAKRGATVLRVDDLHALNDKGLPAVKNVSFEIAAGEILGIAGVAGNGQRELIETLVGLRPATRGGVLINGKEITNASPRDLIEQGVCYIPGERTLGLVPGLGVAENFILKNYRHAPFSNGLFLNRAAINAYADQLIAQYGVAAASHETPVKLLSGGNLQKVLLARETSSAPALLIAAHPTSGLDVGATEYIRQLLLAQRDQGRAVLLVSEDLEEVLALSDRIAVMFEGEFMGILAAEQAELETIGLMMAGKRLSNVYA
- a CDS encoding CDGSH iron-sulfur domain-containing protein, translating into MATHSTEERSGYLRTTVQLESGEQVAMRRCFKSKKFPFCDGTHRQEPSNVGLVIVQAPQTVKPGT
- the uvrA gene encoding excinuclease ABC subunit UvrA; translated protein: MAKLQMNKIIIKGAREHNLKSIDLELPRDKLIVITGLSGSGKSSLAFDTIYAEGQRRYVESLSAYARQFLGQMEKPDVDYIEGLSPAISIEQRSASKNPRSTVGTVTEIYDYLRLLFARIGIPHCYNCGRRISKQSPDEIVEAVEKLGTGARIQILAPLVRGRKGEYQHLLTKARKEGYVRIRVDGETKNLDEDIPLDKNKRHTLEVVVDRLVIKEGIRTRLADSIETALKLANGIVVIDRVGEGECLFSEHLACPECEISYEELAPRMFSFNSPYGACPQCNGLGTKLEIDPERVITDPHKPIYEGIVQSFGLGSFMHHTMMEGVANYYGFSLDTPFSKLSEEHQRLLLYGTGRETIEFTFVGEKSEFKTRQAYEGVITNLRRRYKETNSEYIRGQIEALMSRRPCPECGGARLKKESLAVRVVDKSIAEITSFSVSAALDFFEHISLNERERLIAGQVLKEVKTRLGFLRDVGLDYLTLDRQASTLSGGEAQRIRLATQVGSGLVGVLYVLDEPSIGLHQRDNRRLLNTLLRLRDLGNTLIVVEHDEETIRQADFVVDLGPGAGERGGEVVAAGPLEMIIHTPESLTGQYLTGKLEIPIPRKRAKPKGKFLTIKGARVNNLKDIEVRIPLGLFTCITGVSGSGKSSLIEETLYPTLANYFYPTANYRPGTYDKITGLEYLDKVIDIDQSPIGRTPRSNPATYTGTFTPIRDLFAQLPESKIRGYKPGRFSFNVKGGRCEACSGDGIIKIEMHFLPDVYIPCEVCKGKRYNQETLEAKYKGKNISDCLEMTVTEAEQFFANIPMIKRKLSTLADVGLGYIKLGQPATTLSGGEAQRVKLSTELAKRATGRTLYLLDEPTTGLHFDDIKKLLGVLLRLRDAGNTVVVIEHNLDVIKTADYIIDLGPEGGEEGGRVVAVGSPEKVSQVEASYTGRFLCRALHLE
- a CDS encoding class I SAM-dependent methyltransferase encodes the protein MSYKKLIEKGMNVAHTNICDEDKVWSRYSHDKVDIGEELARVIRTLSKAMPLDTDLSALSIGSSDEPQFRLLESAFRGGLYLLDINECALAIVKERLKRQRTDHVNTVKGDYKRTFLNSKKSKAFFKDKLGSKRVNLITLHHSLYYCEEQKWRAIFDTLYREFLAPCSAIHTVLMASISENQFSTTWLYNHFAGRFFGCRNDQDLRVFAAELEEDKFFKSSQVLSRTNSVYFFVDDFEKFMSVVWMILLYPQVHKYNEGQREEITEFIYKKFWRRKRPLIQEQDHLVVYKGLKFKGLI